One stretch of Streptomyces sp. MMBL 11-1 DNA includes these proteins:
- a CDS encoding glutathione S-transferase family protein — MNDTTAASAGSDGNTSYGHKPFKRSKSHFADRITADGRDGWPVEPGRYRLVVSRACPWASRALVSRRLLGLEDALPLAVADPIQDDRSWRFTLDPGGKDPVLGIRYLSEAYDAREDDYPGGVSVPAIVDVPSGQLVTNDYQRITLDLATEWTALHRPGAPDLYPAPLRDEIDEVMEGIYRDVNNGVYRAGFASSQEEYEEAYAALFARLDQVSDRLTDRRYLVGDTITEADIRLFTTLVRFDAVYHGHFKCNRNKLTEDPVLWGYVRDLYQTPGFGDTVDFDHIKRHYYQVHTGINPTGIVPVGPDLSGWTAPHHREQLGGRPFGDGTPPGPVPPGERVTPVPAA; from the coding sequence ATGAACGACACGACAGCGGCCAGCGCCGGTAGCGACGGCAACACCTCCTACGGCCACAAACCGTTCAAGCGGTCCAAGAGCCACTTCGCCGACCGGATCACCGCCGACGGCCGCGACGGCTGGCCCGTGGAGCCGGGCCGCTACCGGCTCGTCGTCAGCCGCGCCTGCCCCTGGGCGAGCCGCGCCCTGGTCTCCCGGCGGCTCCTCGGCCTGGAGGACGCCCTCCCGCTCGCCGTCGCCGACCCGATCCAGGACGACCGCAGCTGGCGCTTCACCCTCGACCCCGGAGGCAAGGACCCGGTGCTCGGCATCCGCTACCTCAGCGAGGCCTACGACGCCCGGGAGGACGACTATCCCGGCGGTGTCAGCGTGCCCGCGATCGTGGACGTACCGAGCGGGCAGCTGGTCACCAACGACTACCAGCGGATCACGCTCGACCTCGCCACCGAATGGACCGCGCTGCACCGGCCCGGCGCCCCCGACCTCTACCCCGCACCGCTGCGCGACGAGATCGACGAGGTCATGGAGGGCATCTACCGGGACGTCAACAACGGCGTCTACCGCGCGGGGTTCGCCAGCTCCCAGGAGGAGTACGAGGAGGCGTACGCCGCCCTCTTCGCCCGCCTCGACCAGGTCTCCGACCGCCTCACCGACCGCCGCTACCTGGTCGGCGACACCATCACCGAGGCCGACATCCGGCTCTTCACCACCCTGGTCCGCTTCGACGCCGTCTACCACGGCCACTTCAAGTGCAACCGGAACAAGCTGACCGAGGACCCCGTCCTGTGGGGCTACGTCCGCGACCTCTACCAGACACCCGGCTTCGGCGACACGGTCGACTTCGACCACATCAAGCGGCACTACTACCAGGTCCACACCGGCATCAACCCCACCGGCATCGTCCCCGTCGGCCCCGACCTCTCCGGCTGGACCGCCCCGCACCACCGCGAACAGCTCGGCGGCCGCCCCTTCGGCGACGGCACACCCCCGGGCCCCGTGCCCCCGGGCGAGCGGGTCACCCCCGTGCCCGCCGCCTGA
- a CDS encoding winged helix DNA-binding domain-containing protein, with protein MAAKTHRTAAHPTVLSTRALNRATLDRQLLLRRSAMSAKDAVAHLLGLQAQNTKPPYFQLYARLADFDPAELSALMESREVVRIVTLRSTLHSHTADDALTLRPLVQAARERELKNFRRGLEGVDLDRLAAVAEKSVVERPRPVGELREELLAHWPDADPRALTTAARCLLPLVQVTPRGLWGRGGQVALTTVEHWLGRPAEPAPAPDATVLRYLGAFGPASVMDFQAWAGLTRTKEVFERLRPRLLTFRDEKGVELFDLPDAPRPDPGTPAPPRFLPEFDNLLLGHADRTRVIAPVNKGRNGVGNQAYGSVLVDGFFDAVWRVEREGGTAILTVQPLRRLARDERAGITEEAARMLTVMTDATDHHIRFGTFLDYGD; from the coding sequence ATGGCAGCGAAGACGCACCGCACCGCCGCACACCCCACCGTCCTCTCCACCCGCGCGCTGAACCGGGCGACCCTGGACCGCCAGCTCCTGTTGCGCCGGTCGGCGATGTCCGCGAAGGACGCGGTCGCCCATCTCCTCGGGCTCCAGGCCCAGAACACCAAGCCGCCGTACTTCCAGCTGTACGCCCGGCTCGCGGACTTCGACCCCGCGGAGCTGTCCGCCCTGATGGAGTCCCGCGAGGTGGTCCGGATCGTCACCCTGCGCTCCACCCTCCACTCCCACACGGCGGACGACGCGCTCACCCTGCGCCCCCTCGTGCAGGCGGCGCGCGAGCGGGAGCTGAAGAACTTCCGGCGCGGGCTGGAGGGCGTGGACCTGGACCGGCTCGCGGCGGTGGCCGAGAAGTCGGTCGTGGAGCGGCCCCGCCCGGTCGGGGAACTGCGGGAGGAACTCCTCGCGCACTGGCCGGACGCCGACCCCCGCGCGCTCACCACCGCCGCCCGCTGCCTGCTGCCCCTGGTCCAGGTCACCCCGCGCGGACTGTGGGGACGCGGTGGACAGGTCGCCCTGACCACCGTGGAGCACTGGCTGGGACGGCCTGCCGAACCCGCCCCCGCCCCCGACGCCACCGTGCTGCGCTACCTCGGCGCGTTCGGCCCCGCCTCGGTGATGGACTTCCAGGCATGGGCGGGACTGACCCGCACGAAGGAGGTCTTCGAACGGCTCAGGCCCCGGCTGCTCACCTTCCGGGACGAGAAGGGCGTCGAGCTCTTCGACCTTCCGGACGCCCCGCGCCCCGACCCCGGCACTCCGGCCCCGCCGCGCTTCCTGCCCGAGTTCGACAACCTCCTCCTCGGCCACGCCGACCGCACCCGCGTGATCGCCCCGGTGAACAAGGGGCGCAACGGGGTCGGCAACCAGGCGTACGGGTCCGTGCTGGTCGACGGGTTCTTCGACGCGGTCTGGCGCGTGGAACGGGAGGGCGGCACCGCGATCCTGACCGTCCAGCCGCTCCGGCGCCTCGCCCGCGACGAGCGCGCCGGGATCACCGAGGAGGCGGCGCGGATGCTGACCGTGATGACGGACGCGACGGACCACCACATCCGGTTCGGCACGTTCCTGGACTACGGGGACTGA
- a CDS encoding helix-turn-helix transcriptional regulator, which yields MPEPVDAVEMQTALLRLRRTSGLPVVFGGLLSDARHARIAELNGAHTSALRGLVISAGSGLGGKAIALSRPCAVTDYASSRHISHEYDAAVAAEGLRSVVAVPVVVRRAVRGVLYGALRTPVTLGDRTFDAVVAAARDVEQSLAVRDEARRLLVAGREQVTDPDAVPGAWEDVREAHRELRALVPRVLAPALRDELLDVCGRLASAAGAKAPAAREVRLAPREVDVVACVAAGATNAAAAERLGLRPETVKGYLRSAMRKLGAHTRLEAVVAARRAGLLP from the coding sequence GTGCCGGAACCGGTCGATGCGGTCGAGATGCAGACAGCGCTGTTGAGGCTGCGCCGCACGAGCGGGCTTCCCGTGGTCTTCGGCGGCCTGCTGTCCGACGCGCGCCATGCGCGGATCGCCGAGCTGAACGGGGCGCACACCAGTGCGCTGCGGGGCCTCGTCATCTCCGCCGGGAGCGGACTGGGCGGCAAGGCCATCGCGCTGTCCCGGCCCTGTGCGGTGACGGACTACGCCTCCTCCCGCCACATCAGCCACGAGTACGACGCGGCGGTGGCGGCGGAGGGGCTGCGCTCGGTCGTCGCGGTGCCCGTCGTCGTACGGCGCGCGGTGCGGGGGGTGCTGTACGGGGCGCTGCGCACGCCGGTGACGCTGGGCGACCGGACGTTCGACGCGGTGGTGGCGGCGGCCCGTGACGTGGAGCAGTCGCTCGCGGTACGGGACGAGGCGCGGCGGCTGCTGGTCGCGGGCCGGGAGCAGGTGACCGATCCGGACGCGGTGCCCGGTGCCTGGGAGGACGTGCGCGAGGCCCACCGCGAACTGCGCGCGCTGGTCCCGAGGGTCCTCGCCCCGGCCCTGCGCGACGAACTCCTGGACGTCTGCGGGCGGCTGGCCTCGGCGGCGGGGGCCAAGGCGCCCGCCGCCCGGGAGGTCCGCCTCGCGCCGCGCGAGGTGGACGTGGTGGCGTGTGTGGCGGCGGGCGCGACGAACGCGGCGGCGGCCGAGCGGCTGGGGCTGCGGCCGGAGACCGTGAAGGGGTATCTGCGGTCCGCGATGCGGAAGCTGGGGGCGCACACGAGGCTGGAGGCCGTGGTGGCGGCCCGCCGGGCGGGGCTGCTGCCCTGA
- a CDS encoding AMP-binding protein: protein MSATSATETFRAARDFLLEHREDYERAYAGFRWPRTEHFNWALDWFDVIAENNDRTALHIVEEDGRRTEVSFAAMSERSGRAANWLKEQGVREGDRVLVMLGNQVELWETALAAMKLRAVVIPATPLLGPADLRDRVERGRVRHVLVRDADTTKFDEVPGDYTRIAVGEEVAGWLPYAGVAEASAVFTPGRETDADEPLMLYFTSGTTASPKLVEHTHVSYPVGHLSTMYWIGLRPGDVHLNISSPGWAKHAWSNLFAPWTAEATVFIFNYTRFDAGRLMAEMDRSGVTSFCAPPTVWRMLIQADLSQLKVPPREVVAAGEPLNPEVIETVRREWGVTIRDGFGQTETAVQVANTPGQRLKTGSMGRPSPGFTVELLDPVTGRPGAAEGEISLDLAGRPVGLMTGYHGDPDRTAEAMAGGYYRTGDIGARDADGYITYVGRADDVFKASDYKISPFELESALLEHEAVAEAAVVPAPDPLRLAVPKAYVVLAEGWEPGPDTAKVLFEHSRAVLAPYKRIRRLEFADLPKTVSGKIRRIELRERTALGSAAEFAEGDLS from the coding sequence ATGTCGGCAACCAGCGCTACCGAGACGTTCCGGGCCGCCCGGGACTTCCTGCTGGAGCATCGCGAGGACTACGAGCGGGCCTACGCGGGCTTCCGCTGGCCCCGGACCGAGCACTTCAACTGGGCCCTGGACTGGTTCGACGTCATCGCCGAGAACAACGACCGCACCGCCCTGCACATCGTGGAGGAGGACGGCCGGCGCACCGAGGTGTCCTTCGCGGCGATGTCCGAACGCTCCGGCCGCGCCGCCAACTGGCTGAAGGAACAGGGCGTGCGGGAGGGCGACCGTGTCCTCGTCATGCTCGGCAACCAGGTCGAGCTGTGGGAGACCGCCCTCGCCGCGATGAAGCTGCGCGCCGTCGTCATTCCCGCCACCCCGCTCCTCGGCCCCGCCGACCTGCGCGACCGGGTGGAGCGCGGCCGGGTGCGCCATGTGCTGGTGCGCGACGCGGACACCACGAAGTTCGACGAGGTCCCCGGGGACTACACCCGGATCGCGGTGGGCGAGGAGGTGGCGGGCTGGCTGCCGTACGCGGGAGTGGCCGAGGCGTCCGCCGTGTTCACACCCGGCCGGGAGACGGACGCGGACGAGCCGCTGATGCTCTACTTCACCTCCGGCACCACCGCCAGCCCCAAGCTGGTCGAGCACACCCATGTGTCCTACCCCGTGGGCCACTTGTCGACGATGTACTGGATCGGGCTCAGGCCGGGCGACGTCCATCTGAACATCTCCTCGCCCGGCTGGGCCAAGCACGCCTGGTCGAACCTCTTCGCCCCGTGGACCGCCGAGGCCACCGTCTTCATCTTCAACTACACCCGCTTCGACGCGGGCCGGCTGATGGCCGAGATGGACCGCTCGGGCGTCACGAGTTTCTGTGCCCCGCCCACCGTGTGGCGCATGCTCATCCAGGCCGACCTGAGCCAGTTGAAGGTCCCGCCGCGTGAGGTCGTCGCGGCCGGTGAGCCGCTGAACCCGGAGGTCATCGAGACGGTCCGGCGGGAGTGGGGCGTCACCATCCGGGACGGGTTCGGCCAGACGGAGACCGCCGTCCAGGTCGCCAACACCCCCGGTCAGCGCCTCAAGACCGGCTCCATGGGCCGTCCGAGTCCCGGCTTCACCGTCGAACTGCTCGATCCGGTCACCGGCCGGCCCGGGGCGGCCGAGGGCGAGATCTCCCTCGATCTGGCCGGCCGACCCGTCGGCCTGATGACCGGCTACCACGGCGACCCCGACCGCACCGCCGAGGCGATGGCGGGCGGCTACTACCGCACCGGGGACATCGGCGCCCGCGACGCGGACGGCTACATCACCTATGTGGGCCGCGCCGACGACGTGTTCAAGGCATCCGACTACAAGATCTCGCCGTTCGAGCTGGAGAGCGCCCTGCTGGAGCACGAGGCGGTCGCCGAGGCCGCCGTCGTGCCCGCCCCCGATCCGCTGCGCCTCGCCGTCCCGAAGGCGTACGTCGTGCTCGCGGAGGGCTGGGAGCCGGGGCCGGACACCGCGAAGGTCCTCTTCGAGCACTCCAGGGCGGTCCTCGCCCCGTACAAACGCATCCGCAGGCTGGAGTTCGCGGACCTGCCCAAGACCGTGTCGGGCAAGATCCGCCGCATCGAGCTGCGTGAGCGCACCGCCCTGGGCTCCGCCGCCGAGTTCGCCGAGGGGGACCTCTCGTGA
- a CDS encoding AMP-binding protein, with protein sequence MSGLSYAHGVGDTALLGDTIGRNLDRTVAAHGDREALIDVASGRRWTYTEFAGDVDTLARALMASGVAKGDRVGIWAVNCPEWVLVQYATARIGAVMVTINPAYRAHEVEFVLKQAGISLLVASLSHRTSDYRALVEQVRADCPGLRAVHYIGDPSWDELTAAAPAVTREQLAAREAELSCDDPINIQYTSGTTGFPKGATLSHHNILNNGYFVGETIAYTQEDRICLPVPFYHCFGMVMGNLAGTSHGACIVIPGPSFEPAAVLAAVQQERCTSLYGVPTMFIAELDLPEFAAYDLSSLRTGIMAGSPCPAEVMKRVVAEMHMAEVSICYGMTETSPVSTQTRRDDDLERRTGTVGRVLPHIEVKVVDPATGVTLPRGSAGELRTRGYSVMLGYWDQPDRTAEVVDAGRWMRTGDLAVMREDGYVQVVGRIKDMIIRGGENVYPREIEEFLYGHPKVADVQVVGVPDERYGEEILACVIPRNPADPPTLEEIAAYCRERLAHYKIPRRLRILETFPMTVSGKVRKIELREAYAD encoded by the coding sequence GTGAGCGGCCTGTCCTACGCGCACGGCGTCGGCGACACCGCGCTGCTCGGCGACACCATCGGCCGCAACCTCGACCGGACCGTCGCGGCGCACGGCGACCGCGAGGCACTCATCGACGTGGCCTCGGGCCGACGCTGGACGTACACCGAATTCGCCGGGGACGTCGACACGTTGGCGCGCGCCCTGATGGCCTCGGGGGTGGCCAAGGGCGACCGGGTCGGCATCTGGGCGGTCAACTGCCCCGAGTGGGTGCTCGTCCAGTACGCCACGGCCCGGATCGGGGCCGTCATGGTCACCATCAACCCCGCCTACCGCGCCCATGAGGTGGAGTTCGTCCTCAAGCAGGCCGGTATCTCGCTGCTCGTCGCCTCCCTCTCCCACCGCACCAGCGACTACCGCGCCCTGGTCGAACAGGTTCGCGCCGACTGCCCCGGCCTGCGCGCCGTCCACTACATCGGCGACCCGTCCTGGGACGAGCTGACCGCCGCCGCGCCCGCCGTCACCCGGGAGCAACTGGCCGCCCGCGAGGCGGAGCTGTCGTGCGACGACCCGATCAACATCCAGTACACCTCGGGCACCACGGGCTTCCCCAAAGGGGCGACGCTCTCCCACCACAACATCCTCAACAACGGGTATTTCGTCGGGGAGACGATCGCGTACACCCAGGAGGACCGGATCTGTCTGCCGGTGCCCTTCTACCATTGCTTCGGCATGGTGATGGGCAACCTCGCCGGTACCTCGCACGGCGCCTGCATCGTGATTCCGGGCCCGTCCTTCGAGCCCGCCGCCGTGCTGGCCGCCGTTCAGCAGGAGCGCTGCACCTCCCTGTACGGCGTGCCCACCATGTTCATCGCCGAGCTGGATCTGCCGGAGTTCGCGGCGTACGACCTCTCCTCGCTGCGCACCGGGATCATGGCCGGATCCCCCTGCCCGGCCGAGGTGATGAAGCGGGTCGTCGCCGAGATGCACATGGCCGAGGTGTCCATCTGCTACGGGATGACGGAGACGTCCCCGGTCTCCACCCAGACCCGCCGCGACGACGACCTGGAGCGCCGCACCGGCACGGTGGGCCGCGTGCTGCCGCACATCGAGGTCAAGGTCGTCGACCCGGCCACCGGCGTCACGCTGCCGCGCGGCAGCGCCGGCGAGCTGCGCACCCGCGGCTACAGCGTGATGCTCGGCTACTGGGACCAGCCCGATCGCACCGCCGAAGTCGTCGACGCCGGGCGGTGGATGCGCACGGGGGACCTCGCGGTGATGCGCGAGGACGGATACGTCCAGGTCGTCGGCCGGATCAAGGACATGATCATCCGGGGCGGCGAGAACGTGTACCCACGGGAGATCGAGGAGTTCCTGTACGGCCATCCGAAGGTCGCCGACGTCCAGGTGGTCGGGGTGCCGGACGAGCGCTACGGGGAGGAGATCCTGGCCTGCGTCATCCCCCGGAACCCCGCCGACCCGCCCACCCTGGAGGAGATCGCCGCGTACTGCCGGGAGCGGCTCGCGCACTACAAGATCCCGCGCAGGCTGCGGATCCTGGAGACCTTCCCGATGACGGTGAGCGGAAAGGTCCGCAAGATCGAACTGCGCGAGGCGTACGCGGACTGA
- a CDS encoding GNAT family N-acetyltransferase → MRIRSARRSDLPLLQDIERAAGEPFRALGMAFVADDDPPPLDLLETYRLAGRCWVASDPLSATGDRPLGYVLADPVDDALHIEQVSVDPAAARRGIGRGLIAHLAGLAVPRGMAALTLTTFTEVPWNAPYYARIGFRILTESELTDGLRAIRAEEAQHGLDRWPRVCMRRELTSAVQPSGAPGSTKVPRVPEASASQDASEAVAVSGSP, encoded by the coding sequence ATGCGTATCCGCTCCGCCAGACGCTCGGATCTCCCCCTGCTCCAGGACATCGAGCGCGCCGCAGGGGAACCGTTCCGGGCCCTGGGCATGGCCTTCGTGGCCGACGACGATCCGCCGCCGCTCGACCTGCTGGAGACCTACCGGCTGGCAGGCCGCTGCTGGGTGGCCTCCGACCCCCTCTCCGCCACCGGTGACCGGCCGCTCGGCTATGTGCTCGCCGACCCCGTCGACGACGCCCTGCACATCGAGCAGGTCTCGGTCGACCCCGCCGCCGCCCGCCGGGGCATCGGCCGGGGCCTGATCGCCCACCTCGCCGGCCTGGCCGTGCCCCGGGGCATGGCGGCGCTCACCCTGACCACCTTCACCGAGGTGCCGTGGAACGCCCCTTACTACGCCCGCATCGGCTTCCGGATCCTGACCGAAAGCGAACTCACCGACGGGCTGCGCGCGATCCGGGCCGAGGAGGCCCAGCACGGCCTCGACCGCTGGCCACGGGTCTGCATGCGGCGCGAACTGACGTCCGCCGTTCAGCCGTCGGGCGCTCCGGGATCCACGAAGGTTCCGCGCGTCCCGGAGGCTTCGGCGTCCCAGGACGCTTCGGAAGCCGTGGCTGTCAGTGGCAGCCCGTAA